TCTCTTACATTGTTCAATGCGTTTTTATCTTCTTAGTTTTAATGGTAGCTTAATTGAACAACAATTCAGCAATAACATCAACAATAACAGTACAATCAATAACAATTATTTACCAGATCAAGACCCATTTCatcgttctttatttatttttttttatagcttagatttttttatcttttattagaaaaatacgtTAATGCGGTTTTACAGTTATTTCgtagtatttacataattttacaacgATAATTTTATTACGTCAATTAGCAACTCTCAAATCACCTGCGTCTAATTGAGTtcgatgaaaaaaaattctcaaggGGAATATTTGCCACTGCCTTGTCAACAGTCCTCCACCTTCACGTACAGTTAAACTAATTAGAAAttctaacaagtaaaaagtgcgccgaagtgctccgaagtttcttcggcgtaatctagttttctgtacagccgcttcagcgtataatcaaggctaccgaaaatagacctatctttcagtggtctcggtataatgctatatgagccgcggctcatgaaactttatccaAGGACCGGTGATGGCTTatctatatagttgccagaagtacgattatggataactttacccttaaataaattaaaaactactgaggctagagggctgcagtttggtatggttgatgattggagggtgaatggtcaacataccaatttgcagccctctagcctcagtggtttttaagatctgagggcgggcagaaaaagtgcggactgaataaagtgcggacggacagacaaagccggcacaatagtttttttttgacagaaaactaaaaactcactTTGTCTTAATGACAAATGCGAGTAAAACTGACAAAAGTTCACAAGCCGGTCCCATTTGACAGATTACGAAGAATCTGGAGTTACTTACCAGTGGTCACTGACATTTACTTTTTGTGGTATGCTAATTACCTATTCGTTCACCGCGTCTTAGTTCCCAGGGTTGAATAAGGTAGACGGTGGGGGAGGGTTATGTTAAGAATAGGCAGCCTACTGTTAGGAACAAAGCTATAAATCTCAAgtctttgcatgtatgtatatatatatatatatatatatatatatatatatatatatatatatatatatattttttttttttttcatatatgtgtatatataaatatatatatatatatatatatatatatatatatatatatatatatatatatatatatatattatatatatatatacatatgtatatactgtatgtatatatggcttCATGATTGACGTGGAGTCGAAACgcttctgaaaataaatataatcttcaGAAATTGTTATATAGAAGTCGAAGAGTTATCAGCTGTGCACTTTAAATGTTTAACCAGACATTTGACAACTGCTTTCATACCAAGACTCTAACTGGCAAATACGACagatataatgaatgaaatactgataaaaaaaaaattataatgaaaatatttaaaagataaattctcCTCAtgatgagtaaaatatatatcaagacaCCAAACGACAGATATAGCAACCGAAACGttaattgaaaaacaaacaaaaatatacaccaCGGAACCacacccacaatatatatatatatttataatcttccACGGAATCTTGCACCAAGCTACACCCTTTGCCCCTGACGTCACAAACTAGACTAGCCAGGTCAAAACAGTGACATTAAGCAGGGAAATCAGTTTCTCATTTGACTGCTCTTCAGGAAGTAGTTAAACCAATATGCTTGAGATAACGGTAAGGATTAAATAGGAGGTTTCCGTAATGGAGGTAAATAGATATAAGGGCAAATAAGGATACTGAATGGGAAATAGATACGAAAGTCAGTAAAGTTAGTGAATGGGATACAGGAAAAATTTTTGAGAAACGTGACTTGCGATATCTACTTTCGCCTTCGTACCCAGGGTAGAGACGCGGAAGTATGGTGAACAGCAATGTGCTTATAGGAtaaacaacaacatgtacataGGATAAGCAACAATGTGCTTACAGGGTCAATAACAATATGTTTATAGGATAAACAACAATATGTCTATAGGATAAACAGTAATGTGTTTATAGGATAAACAACAATGtgcttaaaagaaaaacaacaaaatgcatGTAGGATAAACAACAATATTTTACATAGGATAAACAACAATATGTTTATAggataaataatttgtttatagggtaaacaacaatatttttattggaTAAACAGTAATATGTTTATATGATAAACGACAATACTTTTTACAGGgtaaacaacaatatttttatagGATAAACAGTAATATGTTTATAggataaataatttgtttataggataaaaaacaatatttttatgggATAAACAACAATATGTCTATAGGAATAACAACAATATGTTTATAggataaataatttgtttataagaTAAGCAACAATATTTTATAGAAGATAAACTTATTGTTGTTTATCATAATATGTTTATAGGATAAACAACATGTATATAGgataaacaacaatatttttatagGACAAACAACAGTATGTTTACAGGATAAACAACCATGTGTTTATAGgataaacaacaatatttttatagGACAAACAACAGTATGTTTACAGGATAAACAACCATGTGTTTATAGgataaacaacaatattttttttaatataaacaacaaTATGTCACAAGATTTACAACAATATGTTTACAGGATAAACAACAATATGTTTATAGGGTAAACAATAATATGTTTATAGGATAAACAACAATATGTTTACATGACAAACAACAGTATGTTTATAGGATAAATAACAATATGTTTACAGGATAAACAACAATATGTTTATAGGATTAACAACAAGAGTTTTAACCCTTTtggaaatcaataataaaaaaaatcaaagcatcagataacgaaacctgtaaaagaaaactagtgtgccggctttgtctgtccgtccgcactttttctgtccgccctcagatcttgaaaatttctGAGGTTAGAAggttgcaaattggcatgttgatcatccaacctccaatcatcaaacgtaccaaattgcagccctctagcctcctcagtagtttttattttatttaaggtacaATTTATGCATAATcctgctcctggcaacgatataggatatgccaccaccggccgtggttaaagtttcatggacagcagctcatacagcgttataccgagaccacagaaagatagttctattttcggttgcctagattatacgctgtacagaaaactcgattgcgctgaagaaacttcggcgcatatttcacTTGTTTGTATTATAGGACAGTTATGTTCTAGAACTTTATGATTGATTTAAGATCGTAATGTATTAATTCCGTATCTTTGATTTTGtgatttgaatgaataaattattttctactaACCAAACTTTAGGCGGTATGAGAACAGTATGACATCCCCCCTTCTCAACCAcaatcaccccctcccccacccctggCCCGGCTACGCAATCCTCCTATACCCTCGGTTTCGGATACACCGAAAGCCGCGACCTCAACTCTGACCTTTCCTGGTTGGGAGGGTACAAGAACAAGAAGATgcctttcctcattttttttacatcaaggCAGATGATAAAAGAGGCGAAAAACCtctgtgatgatgatggtgaagaagATATGGAGGGGAAAAAAGAATTGGGTATTAATACTGGTTCCGGTTAAAGGGTTTTTCATTCAGTCTTTAGGCTACGAGAGAATTGTCTTAATATAAagtgttgttgttttaattttaaaatgacattagGGTTTTTTTTACTACTGAATGATGCAGCTTAATTTAAAaaagtttcttgttttattcttagAATACCGTTAGGGATTTCAATTACTGAATGatttagatagataaaaaaatgtctagattttaaatagattttgctCTGTCAAAGGTTTTCAATTCAGTatacaaatagattttaaaaagtcGATTGAATCTATAACAAAAATCTAGAACAACAATTCTTACCCCGATCGCAAAACGCAAGTTGGGGCATTCTAGTTTTCTTCCAAAAGCCGCGGTTCGTTTATCTTATGAAAATGAACTTGATAAAATGCAAATCAAGCAAAAAATGCCAGAAGAAGGGTGGAGTGACGACTCGACCGTTTTTTGCTATTCCTCTGGAACCCCAAAACAAAGGGTGCCAAGGCCTTGACTGTCTCATTACTATTCTTCTTCTCGGAGCCTCTAGATGGCATCCGAGACACATCACCAAATCCAGCCGACAACATCTTCGAAGGGAactcaaaaacaacaacataaaaactACTCCTCCCAATCCTTTGCTCCTTCTCTTGGTCCATTGCAGACTCCGCAACAAAAAGTTGTAGCCGAATCTTCGAGGGAGCCCACCACGCCTCGAAGGACGGGGGATGGGTATATATAATGAGGCGGGGACGATGGTTGGGCATCAGCTGCCATCCTCGGCTCGCACAGAACAGTCATGAAGGTTTTGGTAAGTCGTAGTTGGATTTTGAATTCGTCAGTAAACCACAATGAACCACTAAGTTATTCAGTCTCAAATGtcaatatttctttgttatttgctCTAATTTCTtagttctaaatatatataattatttttctgtctaaTACGGCTTTGTAATCATAGTTCTTGACTTGATCTGATCATATTTAAAGCCACGTTTTCACGAAAACCTTTAGAACAAAATGTCAGCATTTGTTTACTGTTTGTCTTCGTTTCTTAGTTATAAATTCATCTTAATCTTTTTCAACCtgatacagttttataatcatagTTCTTGATTTGATTCGATCAGGTTAAACGCCACGAATATTTTCCAATTCACGGACACTTTTGGAACAGAATCGAGATGGTTGTTAACAAACCACTAATTTATTCTGTCGCAAATGTGAacatttctttattgtttgtcTTAGTTTCTTAGTTATAAAcatatctttttccattttttaattctAAACTGACGTTTACTCACAGTCACTGATTTGATCTGATCATGTTTAAAGCCACAATCATTTACCAGTTCTTCACCGAAGCCTTTGAAACAAGCGTGAacatttctttattgtttgtcTTAATATCTtagttataaatatatctttttccatttttaatcctAAACAGACGTTTGCTCACAGTCGCTGATTTGATTTGATCATGTTTAAAGCCACAATCATTTACCAGTTCTTCGCGGAAGCCTTCGAAACAGGAAGCCTTCGAAACAGGCCCAAGATTAGTAATgcttctcatttttccttcctacAGGTGATCGCTTGCTTGGGCATGATGGCCTTAGTGGCCGCCCGCCCCTCCGACGACGTCATCGACTTCGAGACTGACCTCATGGAACACGAGCAGGAAGGCCAACCCGGAAGGGCCGTCGAGGGCGAGTACTCCTGGGTAGCGCCCGACGGCAACGAGTACGTCGTCAAGTACGTGGCTGACCACCTCGGCTACAGGGTCCTCGACAGCAACGTCCTCCCCGAGGTCGTAGAAGCCGAGGAAGCCGACGAAGACGACGAAGAGGGACCAGCCGCCTTCAGAGCCTTCGAGGACGACGACGAAGCCGAGGACGATGACGACGATGAGGCCGTGTTCCGTGTTGATG
This genomic interval from Macrobrachium rosenbergii isolate ZJJX-2024 chromosome 56, ASM4041242v1, whole genome shotgun sequence contains the following:
- the LOC136836694 gene encoding larval cuticle protein 9-like translates to MKVLVIACLGMMALVAARPSDDVIDFETDLMEHEQEGQPGRAVEGEYSWVAPDGNEYVVKYVADHLGYRVLDSNVLPEVVEAEEADEDDEEGPAAFRAFEDDDEAEDDDDDEAVFRVDDDEDDD